The Candidatus Peregrinibacteria bacterium sequence AACGCTTCTGCAGAATCATTCAATGCCAAAATCAAAGGATTCCGTGCCCTTGTTCGTGGTGTTACCGATAAAAGATTCTTCCTCTTCCGTATCTCTAAAATCTATGCCTGATATTTTCTCCAGCAAATTATTGCCTGATCCACAATTTCGAATCAGGAAAAGTGAGTTACATTCAATTGCCCCCGCCTCATATCTTCGCTATCATTCGCCTGATCTTTTTGTGCCGTGGTGGTGGAATTGGCAGACACGCCGGCCTTAGAAGCCGGTGGGGCAACCCGTGAGAGTTCGAGTCTCTCCCACGGCACCAGCCTTCGTCCGCTTTAGCGGACTTCGGCTGGCACGCCGAAAGCGAGAAGTTTAGCGAAGTGCTGCCCTTCGTAGCTTCATGCGGAGAAGGGCAAAATTGAATTGAGAATTCAGAAAAGGACTACGCTCTCGAGGATTGATATTATGTGTCTTATCTGAAATGCATGTCTCTCTCAGATATTATTTCACTTCTTCTTATATCCATCGCCCTTGCCATGGATTCCTTCACGGTTTCTTTGACGATTGGAGCAGCTCAAAAAAAGTTTCCCCTGAAAAACGCCGTTATTCTCGCTCTTATTTTTGGAGGAGGACAGTGTGTCTTCCCATGGATTGGGTGGATTTTGGGAGTGTCGATGTATGAGCTTATCAACACCTTTGATCACTGGATCGCTTTTTTCCTCCTATTTTTTGTCGGAATCAAAATGATACGAGAATCTTTTCACGCCGATGCCAAACAAAAATTTTCTCTGGAAATTCCCCTTCTCATTCTTCTCGGAACAAGTGTCAGTATTGACGCTCTCGCAATTGGACTTAGTTTTGCACTGCTTCGCCAAAATATTCTCCTCCTTTCCATTTTCGCTGGAATAATTTCATTCATTTTTTCACTTGTAGGAATTTTTCTTGGGAAAAAAGTAGGATTTCTTTTCGGAAAACGAGCAGAATTTTTTGGAGGACTTATCCTCATCGGCATTGGGCTTAATATTCTGAGAGAACATTTAGCGTAGACTTCCTAAAGCAGATGGGCGC is a genomic window containing:
- a CDS encoding manganese efflux pump, which translates into the protein MSLSDIISLLLISIALAMDSFTVSLTIGAAQKKFPLKNAVILALIFGGGQCVFPWIGWILGVSMYELINTFDHWIAFFLLFFVGIKMIRESFHADAKQKFSLEIPLLILLGTSVSIDALAIGLSFALLRQNILLLSIFAGIISFIFSLVGIFLGKKVGFLFGKRAEFFGGLILIGIGLNILREHLA